The genomic stretch caccaacaccattgacaaccgtcacaacaaccaatgcagagactattgcatccacaccacagtcaacatcagtatccacaccaacaactccaacaactttacccacatcaacttcatcaccaagtacaacttcaataaaatccacttccagtgagtcctcaacaactacattgccagcagcttccacaaCAACGTCTCCACCAacggcatcgacaacacagTCAACTTCTGCATCCACAACAACATCTCCTAGTAGCACATCTTTGACACCAACAAATACAGAAAGTTCATCTCCATACACAACAGAACTATCTTTTGCATTTTCAACTTCCGGTTATTCCACATCAAACAGTGCAAGTAACAAAATATTATCTTCAACCTCATTTACCACTTCCACTGCATCGACTCAACTGACAACCATTCTAACCACAACAAAACCAACAACATTGATGACTTTCACAACAACAAATTCAGAGACTattgcatccacaccacaaacaactacAGTATTCagaccaacaactccaacaactttacccacatcaacttcaccatcatcaacaagtacaacttcaataaaatccacttgtAGTGAGTCCGCAACCATGTCAACTATAAGTTCCTCCAAACCTGAGACAAACACTGCAAACATGCCCATAACAAGTCAAACAACTCTGAAGTCTGCAGTACCCTCTGGTCCACAGACAACCACTACATCAATACCAATAACTGAGCCAGCATTATCAGACACAATGACTTCATCCACTTCACATACACTGACAGAAACATTGACTTTTACTGGATCCACACAACAGATATCCAGTGcaactacaccatcatctacaaAAACTTTGTCGTCTGTGATTTCACCTACATCAAGGAATACCACTGGTTCCAGTCATACTATAATTCCAGCTACTCAAGAAAGCACAACCCTATCCATATTAAAGACAATAATTACACCAACACCTTCTGCTACATCAATTACAAGAACTGTATCCACACTAAGCACAACTCCTGCCACTTTGATTATTTCCAATAAATCCACCCATCAGATGCACTCTGCATCCTCAGCCACAAGAATTTCAACAAGTCTTAGAGCATTGTCTAAAGCCATACCTCAGGATACTGCTGTAATCAGACCAACCACATCACCAACAATTTCACACACATTGGTTTCATCCTCACCTTGGTTAAAGGCATGGGGCACATCATCTGCATCTGCACGACAGACATCTTTTTCATCCACCATAGTACCACCAACAACTAAGTCAATTGAATCCATACTAAAAACATCTATAGTATTAACACCATCAACAACCCTTAGCTCTTTATCATCCTTGACACCACAGACAACAAAAACAAGTATGGCCACTTCACCTGCATTGAAAACTTCAACTAAATCatccacacaaccacaaccattAACTCTGTCCCCTTCATCTGTATCCACACCAAAAATTCCCACTGCCTCAACAAAAAAATTACCAATAACAACTCTGATTACTTTGATGGCAATGACTCCACAGACAAGTGCAACAAATTTGAAAACAACAGCATCCACAGTACCACAAACATCTACTGtgtcaacaacaaaacaaactactttttcctcttcaaatgCAACCACACCACAAACTAAATCCACAAATTTGGCTACTTTGCATACATCAAAACAGGAAACATCAGCAATGACTTTGCCCATTACAAAGGCATCCACACTGCAGAAATTTAATGAATTCACAGCAGCAATGCCAACAACTGTAATCGGTTTAGTTTCATCCATGCCAAACACACCTACTGTAATTACTTCAACAACTCAAAGAAATCGGACTTCTTCCATAACATCTGCATCAAAAGCAAAAGTAGCTAGTTTGTCAGCTTCAACTGCTCACACTGAACAGGCATTGACATCAAAAATACCCTCTAAAGCTACTCCAACAAATCCAACAATTCAAACcacttcagcttcttctacaccACCAGCAACAACTGCATTAACATCAACAACTTCAATCACTCTGATTGCTTTGACTGCATTCTCAACACAAACAATGGAAAGAAAATTGGCcactaccactgcatccaattCACAAACATTCATTGCATCTACAGCAAATGGAGCTCCAGCATCTTTGATCAATTCAAAAAATTACACCACTCAGAAAATGGCAAAAAAATTGACTAATTCCTTCACTCCACAGACACCTACAACATTAAATATAATAAATCTTGCCACTTCAAATGGATCCAAAACAGATTTACCAACTCCTGTGTCTACTTCACATTCAAGCAGTGTATCGACACCAAAATCAATGGCAATAACGTCACACATGTCAGCTCCCTCCACACCACATATAACCACTTTGAATGCATCCATGCATCAAACAATGGAAACACGTTTGGCCACagcatccacaccacagaaaAAATCATCAATTTTATCCACGTTTGCTGCATACAAAACCAAGACAACAACTGCATCTAAACCAATTGCAAAAACTGCAACACTGTTTACCATGACCATGCCATTAACACAACAGCTTCCTACAAACTCTACACCAGAAATTGCAGAGTTGAGTACAGTATACCCAAGAAGCAAAACTGAGGCACCACCAATGAGAGAACATTTAACAACTACCAATCAAATCAAGGTTACAGCAGGAATGGCATCTATAATGTATGCATACATTTGATCATATTTTATAGGATAATTAGTTACCAATTTTGGACTGTCCGTGAAAACATATCACTGTAATGTTTTGTCTCTTTAGACATGGTTCAGCTGTGGTCGAAACCAAACTTGTGTTTGATTCTTCATTTCCCGTGCCCAGTGAAAGTGTAGTCCTCAATGCCACAAGAAGTCTGCTGAGCTCTCGAAAAACAAAGATCACTGATTCTGTGACACTCCTGAACATTACCTATGAGAGTAGGTTTTCGTCAATTTGCACAAGATTACTACAATCACTCTTTTCACTTAGCCAACTTTAGAGTCCATAGACTGATCATTCATATTAAATTATTGTATTTGTTGCACAGAAATTACAGATACCTCCTTTGCAGTCGTCTTTATATACAGTCTCAACAATATCAGCATGCCAGACAGCACCAACCTCAACAATACATATGACCATGTGCAGAATATTATCAACACTGCAGTGAGTATAAAACATTCCTCTTATAAGAATATTGCTGCAGTATCATCATTTTATTTGTAGCAGATATACTGATTAATTATGAATTATGAAATGGGGCATCATCCTAACTGCTCAGGAAAATATGTTtgaaaactggaatggattaaaTTATGTGTATGTCTTATTATCAAAGGGTTAAGTTTTGAATCCATGCAGTGACCTTataccaggggtggccaacccgtcatagaccaagagccacttttcttactgtgttacggcaaagagccacatcgtacatgggcgagtgtaatctgttgaaggggggggggggggtggcgagtgtaaattattagctgtgaagacagtcaaatgcgcgttttccactacgccggttttaaaagtattagcggctcgctaggcttgtaaactaaccgcgcaccacgaaaatgtagcagtgtgtcgccccgtttgtgcaggtgagcccgcggaccagCTGGGGAGCCgtatgaaaccaggcaaagagccgcatgcggctcgcgagccgcgggttggccacccctgccttATACTATCgaccaaaatatatatttaccaccaaatatatatatatatatacagtgggttgcaaaagtattcataccccttgaacttttccatattttgtcacattacaaccacaaacaaatatatttcactggaatttaatgtgaaagaccaacacaaagtggtatacaattgtgaagtggaaggaaaattatacatgaatcaaaacattttttacaaataaaaaactaatgAGTGCGACgtgcaaaagtattcagcccCATTTTCCCTGAGTGCAACCAATTGCATTCAGAAGTTGCCTGATGACTGCTAATGACCTGTGTGTAATCTAATCTCAGTACAAATACAGCTGCTCCGTGACGGCCTCAGATGTTGGTTAAGAGAATGTTGGGGAGCAAACAGCATCATGAAGTCCAAAGAACACACCAGACAGGTTAGGAATATGGTTTTGGTGAAGTTTAAAGCAGGCTTATAAAAAGATTTATAAAAAGATTATAAAAAGATTTCCCAAGCTTTGAACATCTCACGGAGCACTGTTCAATCTATCATCCAGAAATGGAAAGAGTATGGCACCACAGTAAACCTGCCAAGACAAGGCCGTCCACCTAAACTTACAGGCCGAACAAGGAGATCACTGATCAGAGAGGCAGCCAAGAGGCCCATGGTGACTGGATGAAATGCAGAGAGCCACAGCTCAGGTGGGGGAAACTGTCCACAGGACAACAATTAGTCGTGCACTACACAAATGTGGTctttatggaagagtggcaaggagaaagccattgttaaaagaaaaccataagaagtcccgtttgcagtttgccagaagccatgttgaggacacagcaaacatgtggaagaaggtgctttggtcagacgagaccaaaattgaactttttggccacaatgcaaaacgctatgtgtggcggagaaataacactgcacatcactctgaaaacaccatccccactgtcaaatatggtggtggcagcatcatgctctgggggtgcttctcttcagcagggaccgggaagttggtcaaagttgatgggaagatggatggagccaaatacagggcaatcttggaagaaaacctgttggagtcagcaaaagatttgagactggggcggaggttcaccttccagcaggacaacgaccctaaacataaagccagagctacaatggagtggtttaaaaaaaagaatattcatgtgttagaatggcccagtcaaagtccagacctaaacccaattgagaatttgtggcaagatctcaaaactgctgttcacaaacgctctccatccaatctgactgagcttgagctgttttgcaaggaggaacgggcaagaatttcagtcactagatgtgcaaagctggtggagacataccctaaaagacttgcagctgtaattgcagcaaaaggtggctccacaaagtattgactcaggggggctgaataattttgcacattacacttttcagttttttatttgtaaaaaaaatgttgattcatgtataattttccttccacttcacaattgtataccactttgtgttggtctttcacattaaattccagtgaaatatatttatgtttgtggttgtaatgtgacaaaatatggaaaagttcaaggggtatgaatacttttgcaacccactgtatatatatatattacatatattaccaatatatatttatcaaattaaTGAATAAAAGTTCAAATGTATTAAATGTTTAATATCACAATTCAAGCATTACATTATCTGCATGTAAACTTACTAATCTAAATCAATAGGAGAATAATAAACAACTATTGACTTGTAACGTTCTGCGCAGAGCAGAAcacggaggcggacacaaacgctgaggagagcgagatttattaaaggaaattccaaaagcagagttGTAGTCACgtgcatgggtcataacgggcatGGGGCAgaacacaacaaggaagactcacggaACAGCAGCAATCTGgcaaacaggcaaaacacagcgaaaacaaaaagaccgatagcTAGACTGGGGAAGTGCAGGGATTATAAGGACACGaactaaacaagggacaggtgacggcaatgacacaggggcgtggtaactaacaaggaattcatcaaaaccaacgagcagggcgggacaaacgggcaagaacacagacacgagggaatccggagtgacagccaggagagggggcgtagccctacgtgacatgaCTATAATTTACCTATGAATGGATTATAGCTAACGAAAAACTTCTCTAACTAAAGTTGAACCAAGGAGGAAAGGAGGGTCTTAGAAGATTGCAGAAGATTGCAGAACCCCGACAGGGGTTAATGAGAAACGCTAATCGTATTAAACTAGACATTATGGAGGGAGAGAAATCTACAGAGGCAAGCGAAGACTGGCACCCCAAACAACATGTGATAGCAGCTTACTTGTAGAATGAGAGACCATGTTTGTGGATGGTCAACTATCAAAAAGTTGAAGGCAGACTTGAATCGACGTGCCTGTTTGGAGCGCGGATCTTGGCCTTGCAGTTGGCGCTTACACGGTCACTTCCTTGAGATCTGCTCTCAGATGTTCTCTGAGGCACCTCTTTCAGGCTGCTCCCAACTTCCTTGGGTAGTGAAGTCTTCGCAGGATGTCACCACAGTGGCTTGCAGGTGCTCAGTCAGACTTTCATTTGCGTTGGTTATCTTTTAAGGACTAACttaaagctaaactaaaatcaatgACTGTTGTCCGAACAGGATTAACTTTAATTTAACtgagttaaaataaaataaaattgacttAAAAGACTAGATGAATGAGAGCAAATTTTGACAAAGGCGACAAGAAACAAACTAAGTACTTTTTTGAGAAATGAAACTAAGATATTTCTTGAAGGCTGGAATTAAGTTCGAACTTTGTAGCAATCTTTTTGCATCAATCCCAACTCATTGATTCCTTCATGAGAAATGCTGTTTAACTATTCCTAGTAAAAAGGGCATGATCTAGTACAACTATTGGTCAATTACATGTAAGGAATGGACCGTCCCGACCACCCCAAGAAAACTATTCATTATAGTGAAACTATTTGATTATAATGAAAATATTCATTACCTTTGTAACAAAAAGGTTTTTTTCttaagagaaaaagagagagaaaagggggtgGGGTGTTGAATTGAATAGGCAGAAACAGTAAGACATATTTCTCTGAGACAAAGATAATCCACTACTACTAAATAAATGGACACAATCACTTAGCCTAATTAAGGATTAGTTTGGTTCCATTTATACTTTTAGACGataaatgacacataatgcatAGACAGGCATGAAACTGAAGTAACACACAAGAATACATGGATATGCCTATTGTTACGTTCggggtggagcgaaggacgagacacagaatccctggcttaggacagatgtcacttttatttttactgatattgcgcaatagcgcacgtagaacatatAAACGGAcacggcaacgtgtagactgtagacaacgacgagcacaggacactgcgcgagcgcacattaaatagacaaaccacattagccccacgtgattacgagacgagccacaggtgagacagattatcacaagacacaaccaccaccacacagatccacagacgcagacgagtacacatggacaacgtaaacacacgcccaaaagggaggggccggggtcctcaacgtgacacctaTATCTGAAATAATAGTGCCTACATTAATACATAAATATGCGTATATCTAATATAAAACATTACACATTGATACTTGGTTATGCATAAatctaaaataaatacatacctaaaatctaaaataaaatacaacccAAGAATACATGGACATGCATATCTAAAAGAGTGGAACATACAAGAATACATAGATATGTTTCACTGTGGTGTATGCGTTTACATCAAACATAGATCACTTAATGTGCAAATGTTATAGGTGCAATTCTAGAATTCTAGAATTTATGAGTGAAGGTCCTTCCTGGATCTGTGAGTTCTGTTTCCTCAGGAAAAGGGAGATCCTGACCAGAGCATCCTATTGCATTCTTTATTACATTTTCCCAGCACTTTAGGCAACCAGATAAGGTTAGGATTCTAAACTTTAGGAGGGGATATCATTGTTGTGGTTGTGATTTATGAGTTCCTCAAAGCAGAGGTGATGAGTAGAAAACCTTCTTGCATTCCTTGTTACCTTTGCCAAGCACTTTAAGGGACTAGACAAGGTCAATTTCTTACACTTTGCGAGGGAAGATCATCTCTTTGTCATGATCGTTGAAGTAGTAGAATCATCTGGTTTTGATACCAATTTTAAAAGTTCAGACTGTTCATTTTTTTGCGAATATTCTTCTGCAGAAAAATTACATTGCCAGGTTCAAAATTTTAGTttacaaataatttttttttccaaactGTGTATAATTTGAAGAATTACATAAACTAATAAATTGTGTTTTTCTCCAGCTAAATACACTTCTGAATGACTTGGCAGAACCAATTCAACCCCAGAACTCTTTTTTCATGTAAGTTTCACTGATTGTCCATTTTGAAAATTACTTCCTGTTATTATCGTAcagtcacatatatatatatatatcattttCCCCATCTTAATTTTTTAGAACTTTGAGAAATAAGATTGAAGGTATCATGGAGTACAACTTCCaagatggagatgctggaaTCCCTGTCAGCTTCCTCAATGAGCTCACATTACAGAGTGGTACGTTGTAGAGGAATACATTTCATCAGAGAGTTGGTTGAAATAAAGCCATGTTTCATACTATTTATCTTTCATTCTTTACTTCATTTGTAGCCTCACCTACAATATATTCTCCAGTAACTACAAGCAAATGGGTGGAGACTTCAGCATCAACTCCCTCTATAATGTATGCTTAGATTCTGCCAAAGATGTACAGTCTGTAATTCTAAAATGAATTTGCAATATATTTTGTACCTATATTTACACTTATGACTAAGGTCTCCTTGTTCCTTATTTATTATATCTTTCTAATTGAATTGACATATTACATCTCATATTACATATTAATTTTTATTGGTCCTGTTTAATTAGTGGGAACATTTTGacataaattaattaaattagaaTTCTAGTAAATCATAACTTTCTCTTGTATTTTACAGAACAACCACACCTTCCATATCCCACACAGCCCTCCGGAGCACCATCACTCCTGGTTCAACAGCTGTAGCTGCTCAGGCCACCACACCTCAAACTCTGTAGGTGCTCCATATACATGTACTACTGTTGTAACTTCATAACTGTAATAACTAGATACATATTACTGGCTGTAATGTAGATGTTGAAATGTACCAGTTCTCTTTGTCACCATTTCATTCACTGTGTACTTGAGTAATCATAATTTTCTCTCCTGCTTTAGGTTGGGAACAGTGTTGATTTATATTCGTGTGGTGTTTAAGAACATGCTCACTCTACCTAGTGAAGCTCAGGTTCTCACAGCCTATGCTCAGCTGAACTCAAGTCTCAGAGCAAAGCGAGATATCACAACTCTAAAGTTAAATAACCCTGTCAGCATCCAGAACATTACTTACCTGAGTGAGTCTCTTTCCTGATTACATTTGACTGTGTtgtaaatgtacaaaaatgtcAATGTTATGTGTAAGTTCTTTGTGGGCATACTAAACATATTTCACCAAATAATGACCTGAAACAACTAATGCATTATCAGAAGTCAGAATTTGTTTATCATGTGTTTTTACACCCATTTTAGAAATAAACAGTACATCATACAGCATTGGGTTTGCATTCAAGATCAGTGATGTCCCAATGGCAATGAACATTGAATTGAGGAATAAAACATATAATTCAATTGAACAAACGATCAATGATTTGGTGAGTGGGAGCTACTTTTATGTTCTGTATTATATTGTTTGAGCTGTGGGACCCAAGAACATGTTTTATTGGTGATGTACTATTCTAATTATGTACTATTCTAATTAACATTGATAATTCTCAGCTGGACAAAATACTGAGCCGCCCAGGTGCTTCAACATTTGTACTCCCACGATATAACTTCTCGTAAGTAAAGACATACTGAGTTGGATCTATGCAGAACTGTCCTGTAGATTAAAACACTATTTTAAATTTATTGGAAAACAAGGGGGAAACTGTATACATTAATCATTCACTTTAATAAATTTTCCCATCTCTTCTAGGAGTAACAACATGGTGATTGTGGCTAATACAGAATATGTGTATGAGCGGGGAGATATCAACTCACCAAGTCGATTTCTTGCTCAAATACTTCAAGATAGTGGTGTGACATTCACTACCACTCCTGCTAAAACAGCTACAGCTGCCAAGACCACCATATCTCCAACTTTGTGAGTGGACTGATGTCAAAGAAATATTTTAATGTTCTGTGCATCTATGTGTTAATGCATGTCTGAATAAAGTCTCATCATTCTGTGCGGACACTATTTGATTAACTAAATTCTAGATATGTATTATTGACTGAAATGTAGACGCATTTTGTGGCAATACTGCATCCTTCATGCATTTTAGTAATACATTTTTCTGCTTCAGGCTTGGAACAGTACTAATGTATATTAGCCTGGTGTTTAAGAACTTAACAACTCTACCTAGTGAGGATCAGGTTCTCACTGTCGCCAATGCTCAACTGGACTCAAGTATTAAAACAATACAAGATATTGTAATACAAAAGCTAAATAACCCTGTGAGCATCAAGAACATCATCTACCAGAGTGAGTCTCTGTCCTGTTTACTCTCCTGTGTTGTAAATTGTAAAAACTCAGTGTGATCCTAAATATGTTATGTGTAGGTCCTTTGTCGGCATCCTAAATGTTTTCTAGCAAATAGTGACTTTAAACAACTAATCCAGTATCAGACATATGGACATTTCTGGAAATCATTAATTTGTTCTGTAATGCCTCCACCCCTCTTTTAGAAATTGACAAAACTTCATTTAGCATCAACTTTACATTCGAGATCAGTCAAGTGCCTTTGGCTACAAATATTCAATTGAGGAATGGAACATATGTGTTAATTAACAATGCCATCAACAGCTTGGTGAGTGTCAGCTATGTTTATGCTCTGGATTATACTTTGCCTTGGGTCCCAAAATTATTTCCTGCCAAAGATTCCTGAAATTAAAGCCTTCCTATTAAAAAACATTGGATGAAATTTATTGCATGTAATTAACATGCAATTGTTCTCATAAACATTTTCTTTTCTCAGCTGAACATAATACTGAACAACCCAAATGTTACACCATTTGTACTCCCACAACTTACTACCTTCTTGTAAGTAAAGAGACACAATTTACATTAATCcttattgtcacgttgaggaccccggcccctcccttttgggcgtgtgtttacgttgtccacgtgcattgtctgcgtctgtggatttCCGTGGTTATAGCTAtatcgtgtgataatctgtctcacctgtgactcgtctcgtaatcacgtagggctaatgtggtttgtctatttaatgtgcgctcgcgcagtgtcctgtgctcgtcgttgtctaatgtttacacgttacTGCATCTGTTTCGTGTTCTCCGTGCGTTTTGTGCGCTATATGTTAAGTGTAAATAAAAGTAACGTTTGCTGCAATGTgggattcgtgtctcgtccttctcgCCAGCGCCATCGTTACACTTATGTTCCCTACTCCTGCATGTTATCagcattttttttaattagtgcAAAATGGGGAGAGGGACATTTATATTACTAATTCAGTTTTATCTCTGAGGGACAGTTACACTACTGACATTACAGTTACATTACTGATTCAGTTCAGAATCAGTTTTATTTGTCATACTTTGCACAGGTACAAGGTACGAAATTACGTCCCCCCGGGCCCACAGTTAAAGCACCAGGAACCCAGAGTCGAGTCAGCCGCAGCGTGTGCACGCGCCACCAGGACTCCACAGGGTGggggagaaacatagagagataacattgggaggagacaaaaaaatatgaccacagattattctcacaaacaggacaacagtctgtgtgcatgcaaaaaatccccatagcacatacaagcattgataacacagacagtaagcagtgagaggcgtgatccATTCAGTGAGGGAGGGGGAGCCAGAAGCCTGGCACAGAGTTTATGTGTCAAAGTTTGCGGTGGAAGacgagagccatctctgacagtctctgtgtggaggtaggagcaggtaaccaagacgacgaccttctgggagaaatttgtttgggcgccaatgcagataagaagaatgaagaatttagcaaggagctcgtccttgAGCGTTTTGAGCACGAACTCCTCTTAAAGCCGGctgtctcccaactgatccaacttcacaCGTAGAGCATTGATACCATCCACGATCGTCTCCAAGTTTTTtccaacagtcacagtctgtgttccgacagctctacccaccgcaTCAATAATATGGGGCACTTGATGTGGATGCTCAATAGCTGACTCCACTCTATCAATTttccgatacaccagggcaacgcctaatccaatcagcagagccaccgcgatcaaagttccaaataagaacacatcctcaacatcttccagggagagaggcacAAGACACATACTATGCCAAGTCCCTCATGAGTCATGCACATATCCAGATGAGAACGTACCGTCCGggcatgtgggttctcccgcaccatgaaaaaatagtgtcaattgcgttgagagaccacctgatcaaatccattttcttgtTAAAATTTGAAGAGCAGCGTCAGGTTACAAAGAAAAGACAGAGAGTCTAAGCTGAGCAGGCAAGCgggagggagtgcaggagcagagataaagtgcgacCGCCTCTCTTGAAAGCCGGAAGAAGACGTTTCACCTCTGAGGGACAGTTCCATTAATGATATTACAGTTACATTACCGATCCAgttttatcttttaatttctTCCAGGAGTAATTATACGGTGATTGTGGCCAGCATAGAATATGACTATATGCCTGGAGATATCAACTCCCCAAGTGGATTTCTATCTCATATACTTCAAGCTAGTGGTTTAGCATCCACTACTACTTCTGCTACAGCTACCCTGTCATCCCAGTCACCTCTACCTCTGTGAGTGTACTGATACCAAACTAATATTATAGTATATTATGCATCTTGCATCTTGCATGCATCTTGTACTAAGAATCCTCATTACATTAACATTACACCATACTTTGATTACACAGGTGAACAAATTTCTAGATTTACATCACTGGTTGTAATGAAGAAAATTACTGAAGCTTTTTTGTACATTCTCTGTATTTTCATAAtgacatttcaatattttttctcTCCTGCTTCAGATCTGGGACTGCAATGATTTATATCGAAGTTGTGATTAAGAA from Brachyhypopomus gauderio isolate BG-103 chromosome 15, BGAUD_0.2, whole genome shotgun sequence encodes the following:
- the LOC143476132 gene encoding uncharacterized protein LOC143476132, giving the protein MAITSHMSAPSTPHITTLNASMHQTMETRLATASTPQKKSSILSTFAAYKTKTTTASKPIAKTATLFTMTMPLTQQLPTNSTPEIAELSTVYPRSKTEAPPMREHLTTTNQIKVTAGMASIIHGSAVVETKLVFDSSFPVPSESVVLNATRSLLSSRKTKITDSVTLLNITYEKITDTSFAVVFIYSLNNISMPDSTNLNNTYDHVQNIINTALNTLLNDLAEPIQPQNSFFITLRNKIEGIMEYNFQDGDAGIPVSFLNELTLQSASPTIYSPVTTSKWVETSASTPSIITTTPSISHTALRSTITPGSTAVAAQATTPQTLLGTVLIYIRVVFKNMLTLPSEAQVLTAYAQLNSSLRAKRDITTLKLNNPVSIQNITYLKINSTSYSIGFAFKISDVPMAMNIELRNKTYNSIEQTINDLLDKILSRPGASTFVLPRYNFSSNNMVIVANTEYVYERGDINSPSRFLAQILQDSGVTFTTTPAKTATAAKTTISPTLLGTVLMYISLVFKNLTTLPSEDQVLTVANAQLDSSIKTIQDIVIQKLNNPVSIKNIIYQKIDKTSFSINFTFEISQVPLATNIQLRNGTYVLINNAINSLLNIILNNPNVTPFVLPQLTTFLSNYTVIVASIEYDYMPGDINSPSGFLSHILQASGLASTTTSATATLSSQSPLPLSGTAMIYIEVVIKNFTHMPSETEFLTAYVLLDPVVKTQDKIQNLNDPKSIQNATLQIIDSTSFSINFGFKLNNVPMSSKTELNKETYDGLQQTTNNLMNKILTKNQNFTFPSANITIDNMQIMAKAQYVYVPSDINFPSNFLAEILQITGLASGGAWWVLGIIIPCAIAIFIVPCWILLCCILCGWCAAIRRRYNRRRSYSIQYTTRNGLF